Proteins found in one Pagrus major chromosome 20, Pma_NU_1.0 genomic segment:
- the fscn2b gene encoding fascin-2b isoform X2: MPANGNRPLKLQFGLINHEGRYLTAESFGFKVNASAPSLKKKQKWTLEQDSQDTQVVYLRSHLGRYLASDKDGRVTCEADGQNSDCRFLIVAQSDGRWALQSEQHLRFFGGSRDYLSCFAQLITDAELWAVHLALHPQANLLSVARKRYAHLSKEDGEIAVDVNIPWGVASLLTLVYLDGKYCIKTCDSRFLSNDGKLLMENGRATAYTLELKCGKLAFKDCEGKYLSPMGPTGTLRSGRCSKPGKDELFDLEESHPQVVLMAANGRYVSIRQGVSLAANQEDETDMETFQMEIDKETKKCTFRTSQGNYWALVAHGGIQSTATEVSANTMFSVEWLGQKVALKANNGKYICIKKNGQLLAVSDSTGEDEQLTLKLINRPMLILRGENGFICHHRNSNTLDASRSVYDIFTLQFSNGAYHIKGQGVDGRFWYVNSAGLVCSDGEVPEDFSLELLEHGRLAIRGKNGKYLRGDQGGTLKGDGHSLSSSALWEY, from the exons ATGCCTGCTAATGGGAACCGTCCCTTGAAGTTGCAGTTTGGTCTAATCAACCATGAGGGTCGCTACCTCACTGCTGAGTCCTTTGGCTTCAAG GTGAATGCATCAGCACCAAGtttgaagaagaagcagaaatgGACTCTAGAGCAAGACTCCCAGGATACCCAGGTGGTGTACTTGCGCAGCCACCTGGGACGCTACCTTGCCTCTGACAAGGACGGCAGAGTCACCTGTGAGGCTGACGGGCAAAATTCCGACTGCCGCTTCCTAATCGTGGCTCAATCAGACGGTCGCTGGGCCCTGCAGTCTGAGCAGCACCTCCGCTTCTTCGGTGGTTCTCGGGACTACCTGTCCTGCTTTGCTCAGTTAATCACAGATGCCGAGCTGTGGGCAGTGCACCTGGCTCTACATCCGCAGGCCAATCTGCTGTCAGTGGCCCGCAAGCGTTATGCCCACCTCTCTAAGGAGGATGGTGAAATCGCTGTGGATGTGAACATTCCCTGGGGGGTGGCATCGCTCCTGACCCTTGTCTACCTGGACGGAAAGTACTGCATTAAGACCTGCGACAGCCGTTTCCTCAGCAATGATGGGAAGCTCTTGATGGAGAATGGGAGGGCCACAGCGTACACACTAGAGCTAAAGTGTGGGAAGCTGGCCTTTAAAGACTGTGAGGGGAAGTATTTGTCCCCCATGGGGCCTACAGGCACCCTGAGGTCTGGACGGTGTTCCAAGCCGGGCAAAGATGAACTGTTTGATCTTGAGGAGAGCCACCCACAGGTGGTTCTGATGGCAGCCAATGGGCGATATGTCTCCATAAGACAAG GAGTAAGCCTCGCAGCCAATCAGGAAGACGAGACGGACATGGAGACATTTCAGATGGAGATTGACAAGGAAACCAAGAAGTGTACATTCCGCACCAGCCAAGGGAACTACTGGGCTCTGGTGGCCCACGGAGGTATCCAGAGTACTGCCACTGAAGT GTCAGCAAACACCATGTTTTCAGTGGAGTGGCTCGGCCAGAAGGTGGCACTAAAAGCTAACAATGGAAAATACATCTGCATCAAGAAGAACGGCCAGCTGCTCGCCGTCAGTGATTCCACAG GCGAGGACGAGCAGCTCACTTTGAAACTGATCAACCGACCCATGCTGATCCTGAGAGGAGAGAACGGATTCATCTGCCACCACAGGAACTCCAACACTCTGGACGCCAGCCGATCAGTCTATGACATTTTCACCCTGCAGTTCAGTAATGGGGCCTACCATATTAAAGGTCAGG GTGTGGATGGCCGGTTCTGGTATGTGAACAGTGCCGGGCTGGTGTGCTCTGACGGCGAGGTCCCTGAAGATTTCTCCCTCGAGCTCCTTGAGCACGGTCGCCTCGCAATCCGTGGCAAGAACGGAAAATACCTGCGTGGAGACCAGGGAGGCACTCTGAAAGGAGACGGACACAGCCTGAGCAGCTCAGCCCTGTGGGAGTATTGA
- the fscn2b gene encoding fascin-2b isoform X3 gives MPANGNRPLKLQFGLINHEGRYLTAESFGFKVNASAPSLKKKQKWTLEQDSQDTQVVYLRSHLGRYLASDKDGRVTCEADGQNSDCRFLIVAQSDGRWALQSEQHLRFFGGSRDYLSCFAQLITDAELWAVHLALHPQANLLSVARKRYAHLSKEDGEIAVDVNIPWGVASLLTLVYLDGKYCIKTCDSRFLSNDGKLLMENGRATAYTLELKCGKLAFKDCEGKYLSPMGPTGTLRSGRCSKPGKDELFDLEESHPQVVLMAANGRYVSIRQGVSLAANQEDETDMETFQMEIDKETKKCTFRTSQGNYWALVAHGGIQSTATEVSANTMFSVEWLGQKVALKANNGKYICIKKNGQLLAVSDSTGEDEQLTLKLINRPMLILRGENGFICHHRNSNTLDASRSVYDIFTLQFSNGAYHIKGVDGRFWYVNSAGLVCSDGEVPEDFSLELLEHGRLAIRGKNGKYLRGDQGGTLKGDGHSLSSSALWEY, from the exons ATGCCTGCTAATGGGAACCGTCCCTTGAAGTTGCAGTTTGGTCTAATCAACCATGAGGGTCGCTACCTCACTGCTGAGTCCTTTGGCTTCAAG GTGAATGCATCAGCACCAAGtttgaagaagaagcagaaatgGACTCTAGAGCAAGACTCCCAGGATACCCAGGTGGTGTACTTGCGCAGCCACCTGGGACGCTACCTTGCCTCTGACAAGGACGGCAGAGTCACCTGTGAGGCTGACGGGCAAAATTCCGACTGCCGCTTCCTAATCGTGGCTCAATCAGACGGTCGCTGGGCCCTGCAGTCTGAGCAGCACCTCCGCTTCTTCGGTGGTTCTCGGGACTACCTGTCCTGCTTTGCTCAGTTAATCACAGATGCCGAGCTGTGGGCAGTGCACCTGGCTCTACATCCGCAGGCCAATCTGCTGTCAGTGGCCCGCAAGCGTTATGCCCACCTCTCTAAGGAGGATGGTGAAATCGCTGTGGATGTGAACATTCCCTGGGGGGTGGCATCGCTCCTGACCCTTGTCTACCTGGACGGAAAGTACTGCATTAAGACCTGCGACAGCCGTTTCCTCAGCAATGATGGGAAGCTCTTGATGGAGAATGGGAGGGCCACAGCGTACACACTAGAGCTAAAGTGTGGGAAGCTGGCCTTTAAAGACTGTGAGGGGAAGTATTTGTCCCCCATGGGGCCTACAGGCACCCTGAGGTCTGGACGGTGTTCCAAGCCGGGCAAAGATGAACTGTTTGATCTTGAGGAGAGCCACCCACAGGTGGTTCTGATGGCAGCCAATGGGCGATATGTCTCCATAAGACAAG GAGTAAGCCTCGCAGCCAATCAGGAAGACGAGACGGACATGGAGACATTTCAGATGGAGATTGACAAGGAAACCAAGAAGTGTACATTCCGCACCAGCCAAGGGAACTACTGGGCTCTGGTGGCCCACGGAGGTATCCAGAGTACTGCCACTGAAGT GTCAGCAAACACCATGTTTTCAGTGGAGTGGCTCGGCCAGAAGGTGGCACTAAAAGCTAACAATGGAAAATACATCTGCATCAAGAAGAACGGCCAGCTGCTCGCCGTCAGTGATTCCACAG GCGAGGACGAGCAGCTCACTTTGAAACTGATCAACCGACCCATGCTGATCCTGAGAGGAGAGAACGGATTCATCTGCCACCACAGGAACTCCAACACTCTGGACGCCAGCCGATCAGTCTATGACATTTTCACCCTGCAGTTCAGTAATGGGGCCTACCATATTAAAG GTGTGGATGGCCGGTTCTGGTATGTGAACAGTGCCGGGCTGGTGTGCTCTGACGGCGAGGTCCCTGAAGATTTCTCCCTCGAGCTCCTTGAGCACGGTCGCCTCGCAATCCGTGGCAAGAACGGAAAATACCTGCGTGGAGACCAGGGAGGCACTCTGAAAGGAGACGGACACAGCCTGAGCAGCTCAGCCCTGTGGGAGTATTGA
- the faap100 gene encoding Fanconi anemia core complex-associated protein 100 isoform X2, with amino-acid sequence MEGRCAVETWAEFGFSGASCTPQVKPGVGTDVFICTGSDEVYVFSTKERKLTAVLQFPGPVRDLVESHDKQLLYAACTSGVYCVSLQFLLSRAQSSLADASSSPVELKISSEFLLVPEEGVLSLLLVGSVLLTLSQRDTSWMLTLYNCPKQSASSSCESLTSFSLPLVSSVVQDDDEGKTGLRRRPVLICVWSSDATPPLSSSTSSSEVTLPDRHFRLEPVLFKLLFGVDAAIAKSQVIICGLPDGCLCFLPLRLPGSRLRVLHSLEQPVVFVGASAVMETGPGHAQCLVVVGELGRVVLIKTDKGGPEGGGNTAGFTERCVPGPVVCSCVDKNCLYYSTGSDLLRLDLSEGSSGREGQERNEETSSKTDAARQSPTSLSVCRVIALAEPTHNHAGEVELLGLSVRGQLQRITLPVEKEDTELSKMPSTQVGRSVRDLLSAIGDVCERASVLKTTIKSKNQILRHLNQVLNISFLLVAGTNSEENPIRCHATTKWSRLLQKDSLNLTCVLDNSSPYVLEQGWTLSMTVFPLSYPPSAGGESSSTNFSFPFNSLPAGESLEVALPLAAAGEASFPMTVSCSLIFSLSSLLGKEAANFHGSQRSRISLPLNTLTVDWLHALQVSSPIAAQKKAMSQCNSTTTDTIQAFLNSRIKCSGRGEGGGENASKPEQEQFSASVRLSSELVRDMLVGKSSGVDPQGPKLAPQNVHVSLLEWLLSEGPGEVRTGHQGDKMSRSVVHARGPNGHTVKLTAKEVNVGEETVGKEESLATVEVQVESSSIAAVCGLHHAVLRRTLLQRAPERAASTKSIQSLGLRQALQRAEHLLQQIQQSRVSGAFGVGASTGQMTRSLLAVYRELRENPLLII; translated from the exons ATGGAAGGACGGTGTGCTGTTGAGACTTGGGCAGAGTTTGGCTTCTCAGGAGCATCATGCACACCGCAGGTCAAGCCTGGTGTTGGGACAGATGTGTTCATCTGCACTGGCAGCGACGAGGTCTATGTCTTCAGTACTAAAGAGAGAAAACTCACG GCTGTCTTGCAGTTTCCTGGTCCTGTGAGGGACCTGGTTGAGAGTCATGACAAGCAGCTCCTCTATGCAGCCTGTACGAGCGGAGTTTATTGTGTTAGTTTGCAATTTCTCCTATCCAG AGCTCAAAGCTCCCTTGCTGATGCCTCCTCCAGTCCAGTTGAGCTGAAAATCTCCTCTGAGTTTCTGCTTGTTCCAGAAGAAGGAGTGTTGTCATTGCTACTTGTTGGCTCTGTACTCCTGACTCTTTCCCAGCGAGACACGTCCTGGATGTTGACACTGTACAATTGTCCAAAACAGtcagcctccagcagctgtgaGAGCCTCACTTCATTCAGTCTACCGCTGGTCTCAAGTGTTGTTCAGGATGACGATGAGGGGAAGACGGGATTGAGAAGGAGGCCTGTGCTGATTTGTGTCTGGTCTAGTGATGCGACACCACCActttcctcctccacttcttcATCAGAGGTGACTTTACCTGACAGACACTTCCGCCTCGAGCCAGTCCTCTTCAAACTTCTGTTTGGGGTCGACGCTGCCATCGCCAAGTCACAGGTCATCATTTGTGGCCTGCCGGACGGGTGTCTTTGTTTCCTCCCTCTGCGTCTCCCAGGATCCCGGCTCCGGGTCCTGCATAGCCTGGAGCAGCCAGTCGTATTTGTTGGAGCATCTGCTGTCATGGAAACGGGTCCGGGGCATGCACAGTGTTTAGTGGTGGTGGGCGAACTAGGGAGAGTGGTGCTGATCAAAACAGACAAGGGAGgcccagagggagggggcaacACAGCTGGCTTTACTGAGAGGTGTGTACCGGGGCCAGTGGTGTGTAGCTGTGTGGATAAAAACTGTCTCTACTACAGCACTGGGTCAGACCTGCTGAGACTGGATCTGTCAGAGGGATCGTCTGGGAGAGAAGGCCAAGAAAGGAATGAAGAGACATCCAGTAAGACAGACGCTGCCCGCCAAAGCCCCACCAGTTTAAGTGTGTGTAGAGTTATTGCCTTGGCTGAGCCTACACACAACCATGCAG GTGAGGTTGAGCTGCTGGGGCTGTCTGTCAGGGGGCAGCTCCAGAGGATTACCTTACCTGTGGAGAAAGAGGATACAGAATTGTCCAAGATGCCCTCCACACAGGTGGGCCGCAGCGTCAGGGACCTCCTGTCTGCTATTGGGGATGTTTGTGAAAG AGCATCAGTGCTGAAAACTACAATCAAATCCAAAAACCAGATTCTGAGGCACCTGAATCAGGTTCTTAACATCAGCTTCCTGTTGGTAGCCGGTACAAACAGCGAAGAGAATCCAATCAGATGTCATGCCACGACCAAGTGGAGCAGACTGCTTCAAAAAGACTCCCTGAACCTGACATGTGTCCTGGATAATTCAAGTCCTTATGTTTTGGAGCAAGGCTGGACACTGAGCATGActgtgtttcctctgtcctATCCTCCCAGCGCAGGAGGAGAAAGCTCCTCCACAAATTTTTCATTCCCGTTCAACAGCCTCCCTGCAGGAGAATCATTAGAAGTTGCACTGCCCCTGGCAGCTGCAGGCGAAGCATCCTTCCCCATGACAGTTAGCTGCTCGCTCATCTTCTCGCTCTCGAGTCTCCTGGGCAAGGAGGCAGCAAACTTTCATGGTTCGCAGCGTAGCCGCATCAGTTTGCCCTTGAACACACTGACAGTGGATTGGTTGCACGCCTTACAGGTCAGCAGTCCCATAGCCGCCCAGAAAAAGGCCATGTCTCAGTGCAACAGCACCACAACGGATACCATCCAAGCTTTTTTAAACTCACGGATTAAGTGCAGTGGAAGAGGGGAGGGCGGAGGAGAAAATGCCTCGAAACCTGAGCAAGAGCAGTTTTCAGCAAGCGTCCGGCTGTCGTCAGAGTTAGTGAGAGATATGCTGGTGGGGAAAAGCTCAGGTGTGGACCCTCAGGGGCCAAAATTGGCTCCTCAAAATGTGCATGTCTCTCTGCTGGAATGGCTGTTGTCTGAAGGTCCTGGAGAAGTGAGGACAGGACACCAAGGAGACAAGATGAGCCGCTCAGTGGTCCATGCTCGAGGTCCAAACGGACACACAGTCAAACTGACAGCAAAAGAG GTAAATGTAGGGGAAGAGACTGTGGGGAAGGAGGAGTCCCTGGCCACAGTGGAGGTTCAGGTTGAGAGCTCATCTATAGCAGCGGTGTGTGGACTGCATCATGCTGTGCTGCGCAGG ACTCTGTTACAGAGGGCTCCTGAGAGGGCTGCTTCCACAAAGAGCATCCAGAGTTTAGGTTTGAGACAGGCACTGCAGCGGGCCGAG CACCTGTTACAGCAGATCCAGCAGAGTCGAGTCTCTGGGGCCTTCGGTGTGGGCGCGTCCACAGGGCAGATGACCCGATCTCTCCTCGCTGTTTACCGAGAACTCAGAGAAAATCCTCTCCTCATAATTTAA
- the faap100 gene encoding Fanconi anemia core complex-associated protein 100 isoform X1 — MEGRCAVETWAEFGFSGASCTPQVKPGVGTDVFICTGSDEVYVFSTKERKLTAVLQFPGPVRDLVESHDKQLLYAACTSGVYCVSLQFLLSRAQSSLADASSSPVELKISSEFLLVPEEGVLSLLLVGSVLLTLSQRDTSWMLTLYNCPKQSASSSCESLTSFSLPLVSSVVQDDDEGKTGLRRRPVLICVWSSDATPPLSSSTSSSEVTLPDRHFRLEPVLFKLLFGVDAAIAKSQVIICGLPDGCLCFLPLRLPGSRLRVLHSLEQPVVFVGASAVMETGPGHAQCLVVVGELGRVVLIKTDKGGPEGGGNTAGFTERCVPGPVVCSCVDKNCLYYSTGSDLLRLDLSEGSSGREGQERNEETSSKTDAARQSPTSLSVCRVIALAEPTHNHAGEVELLGLSVRGQLQRITLPVEKEDTELSKMPSTQVGRSVRDLLSAIGDVCERASVLKTTIKSKNQILRHLNQVLNISFLLVAGTNSEENPIRCHATTKWSRLLQKDSLNLTCVLDNSSPYVLEQGWTLSMTVFPLSYPPSAGGESSSTNFSFPFNSLPAGESLEVALPLAAAGEASFPMTVSCSLIFSLSSLLGKEAANFHGSQRSRISLPLNTLTVDWLHALQVSSPIAAQKKAMSQCNSTTTDTIQAFLNSRIKCSGRGEGGGENASKPEQEQFSASVRLSSELVRDMLVGKSSGVDPQGPKLAPQNVHVSLLEWLLSEGPGEVRTGHQGDKMSRSVVHARGPNGHTVKLTAKEVNVGEETVGKEESLATVEVQVESSSIAAVCGLHHAVLRRVQTLLQRAPERAASTKSIQSLGLRQALQRAEHLLQQIQQSRVSGAFGVGASTGQMTRSLLAVYRELRENPLLII, encoded by the exons ATGGAAGGACGGTGTGCTGTTGAGACTTGGGCAGAGTTTGGCTTCTCAGGAGCATCATGCACACCGCAGGTCAAGCCTGGTGTTGGGACAGATGTGTTCATCTGCACTGGCAGCGACGAGGTCTATGTCTTCAGTACTAAAGAGAGAAAACTCACG GCTGTCTTGCAGTTTCCTGGTCCTGTGAGGGACCTGGTTGAGAGTCATGACAAGCAGCTCCTCTATGCAGCCTGTACGAGCGGAGTTTATTGTGTTAGTTTGCAATTTCTCCTATCCAG AGCTCAAAGCTCCCTTGCTGATGCCTCCTCCAGTCCAGTTGAGCTGAAAATCTCCTCTGAGTTTCTGCTTGTTCCAGAAGAAGGAGTGTTGTCATTGCTACTTGTTGGCTCTGTACTCCTGACTCTTTCCCAGCGAGACACGTCCTGGATGTTGACACTGTACAATTGTCCAAAACAGtcagcctccagcagctgtgaGAGCCTCACTTCATTCAGTCTACCGCTGGTCTCAAGTGTTGTTCAGGATGACGATGAGGGGAAGACGGGATTGAGAAGGAGGCCTGTGCTGATTTGTGTCTGGTCTAGTGATGCGACACCACCActttcctcctccacttcttcATCAGAGGTGACTTTACCTGACAGACACTTCCGCCTCGAGCCAGTCCTCTTCAAACTTCTGTTTGGGGTCGACGCTGCCATCGCCAAGTCACAGGTCATCATTTGTGGCCTGCCGGACGGGTGTCTTTGTTTCCTCCCTCTGCGTCTCCCAGGATCCCGGCTCCGGGTCCTGCATAGCCTGGAGCAGCCAGTCGTATTTGTTGGAGCATCTGCTGTCATGGAAACGGGTCCGGGGCATGCACAGTGTTTAGTGGTGGTGGGCGAACTAGGGAGAGTGGTGCTGATCAAAACAGACAAGGGAGgcccagagggagggggcaacACAGCTGGCTTTACTGAGAGGTGTGTACCGGGGCCAGTGGTGTGTAGCTGTGTGGATAAAAACTGTCTCTACTACAGCACTGGGTCAGACCTGCTGAGACTGGATCTGTCAGAGGGATCGTCTGGGAGAGAAGGCCAAGAAAGGAATGAAGAGACATCCAGTAAGACAGACGCTGCCCGCCAAAGCCCCACCAGTTTAAGTGTGTGTAGAGTTATTGCCTTGGCTGAGCCTACACACAACCATGCAG GTGAGGTTGAGCTGCTGGGGCTGTCTGTCAGGGGGCAGCTCCAGAGGATTACCTTACCTGTGGAGAAAGAGGATACAGAATTGTCCAAGATGCCCTCCACACAGGTGGGCCGCAGCGTCAGGGACCTCCTGTCTGCTATTGGGGATGTTTGTGAAAG AGCATCAGTGCTGAAAACTACAATCAAATCCAAAAACCAGATTCTGAGGCACCTGAATCAGGTTCTTAACATCAGCTTCCTGTTGGTAGCCGGTACAAACAGCGAAGAGAATCCAATCAGATGTCATGCCACGACCAAGTGGAGCAGACTGCTTCAAAAAGACTCCCTGAACCTGACATGTGTCCTGGATAATTCAAGTCCTTATGTTTTGGAGCAAGGCTGGACACTGAGCATGActgtgtttcctctgtcctATCCTCCCAGCGCAGGAGGAGAAAGCTCCTCCACAAATTTTTCATTCCCGTTCAACAGCCTCCCTGCAGGAGAATCATTAGAAGTTGCACTGCCCCTGGCAGCTGCAGGCGAAGCATCCTTCCCCATGACAGTTAGCTGCTCGCTCATCTTCTCGCTCTCGAGTCTCCTGGGCAAGGAGGCAGCAAACTTTCATGGTTCGCAGCGTAGCCGCATCAGTTTGCCCTTGAACACACTGACAGTGGATTGGTTGCACGCCTTACAGGTCAGCAGTCCCATAGCCGCCCAGAAAAAGGCCATGTCTCAGTGCAACAGCACCACAACGGATACCATCCAAGCTTTTTTAAACTCACGGATTAAGTGCAGTGGAAGAGGGGAGGGCGGAGGAGAAAATGCCTCGAAACCTGAGCAAGAGCAGTTTTCAGCAAGCGTCCGGCTGTCGTCAGAGTTAGTGAGAGATATGCTGGTGGGGAAAAGCTCAGGTGTGGACCCTCAGGGGCCAAAATTGGCTCCTCAAAATGTGCATGTCTCTCTGCTGGAATGGCTGTTGTCTGAAGGTCCTGGAGAAGTGAGGACAGGACACCAAGGAGACAAGATGAGCCGCTCAGTGGTCCATGCTCGAGGTCCAAACGGACACACAGTCAAACTGACAGCAAAAGAG GTAAATGTAGGGGAAGAGACTGTGGGGAAGGAGGAGTCCCTGGCCACAGTGGAGGTTCAGGTTGAGAGCTCATCTATAGCAGCGGTGTGTGGACTGCATCATGCTGTGCTGCGCAGGGtacag ACTCTGTTACAGAGGGCTCCTGAGAGGGCTGCTTCCACAAAGAGCATCCAGAGTTTAGGTTTGAGACAGGCACTGCAGCGGGCCGAG CACCTGTTACAGCAGATCCAGCAGAGTCGAGTCTCTGGGGCCTTCGGTGTGGGCGCGTCCACAGGGCAGATGACCCGATCTCTCCTCGCTGTTTACCGAGAACTCAGAGAAAATCCTCTCCTCATAATTTAA
- the fscn2b gene encoding fascin-2b isoform X1, with protein MPANGNRPLKLQFGLINHEGRYLTAESFGFKVNASAPSLKKKQKWTLEQDSQDTQVVYLRSHLGRYLASDKDGRVTCEADGQNSDCRFLIVAQSDGRWALQSEQHLRFFGGSRDYLSCFAQLITDAELWAVHLALHPQANLLSVARKRYAHLSKEDGEIAVDVNIPWGVASLLTLVYLDGKYCIKTCDSRFLSNDGKLLMENGRATAYTLELKCGKLAFKDCEGKYLSPMGPTGTLRSGRCSKPGKDELFDLEESHPQVVLMAANGRYVSIRQGVSLAANQEDETDMETFQMEIDKETKKCTFRTSQGNYWALVAHGGIQSTATEVSANTMFSVEWLGQKVALKANNGKYICIKKNGQLLAVSDSTGITPFQVLFSSSILYTDVPPPSNPASDSSCVSSDVSPSFCRHPLSGEDEQLTLKLINRPMLILRGENGFICHHRNSNTLDASRSVYDIFTLQFSNGAYHIKGVDGRFWYVNSAGLVCSDGEVPEDFSLELLEHGRLAIRGKNGKYLRGDQGGTLKGDGHSLSSSALWEY; from the exons ATGCCTGCTAATGGGAACCGTCCCTTGAAGTTGCAGTTTGGTCTAATCAACCATGAGGGTCGCTACCTCACTGCTGAGTCCTTTGGCTTCAAG GTGAATGCATCAGCACCAAGtttgaagaagaagcagaaatgGACTCTAGAGCAAGACTCCCAGGATACCCAGGTGGTGTACTTGCGCAGCCACCTGGGACGCTACCTTGCCTCTGACAAGGACGGCAGAGTCACCTGTGAGGCTGACGGGCAAAATTCCGACTGCCGCTTCCTAATCGTGGCTCAATCAGACGGTCGCTGGGCCCTGCAGTCTGAGCAGCACCTCCGCTTCTTCGGTGGTTCTCGGGACTACCTGTCCTGCTTTGCTCAGTTAATCACAGATGCCGAGCTGTGGGCAGTGCACCTGGCTCTACATCCGCAGGCCAATCTGCTGTCAGTGGCCCGCAAGCGTTATGCCCACCTCTCTAAGGAGGATGGTGAAATCGCTGTGGATGTGAACATTCCCTGGGGGGTGGCATCGCTCCTGACCCTTGTCTACCTGGACGGAAAGTACTGCATTAAGACCTGCGACAGCCGTTTCCTCAGCAATGATGGGAAGCTCTTGATGGAGAATGGGAGGGCCACAGCGTACACACTAGAGCTAAAGTGTGGGAAGCTGGCCTTTAAAGACTGTGAGGGGAAGTATTTGTCCCCCATGGGGCCTACAGGCACCCTGAGGTCTGGACGGTGTTCCAAGCCGGGCAAAGATGAACTGTTTGATCTTGAGGAGAGCCACCCACAGGTGGTTCTGATGGCAGCCAATGGGCGATATGTCTCCATAAGACAAG GAGTAAGCCTCGCAGCCAATCAGGAAGACGAGACGGACATGGAGACATTTCAGATGGAGATTGACAAGGAAACCAAGAAGTGTACATTCCGCACCAGCCAAGGGAACTACTGGGCTCTGGTGGCCCACGGAGGTATCCAGAGTACTGCCACTGAAGT GTCAGCAAACACCATGTTTTCAGTGGAGTGGCTCGGCCAGAAGGTGGCACTAAAAGCTAACAATGGAAAATACATCTGCATCAAGAAGAACGGCCAGCTGCTCGCCGTCAGTGATTCCACAGGTATCACACCATTTCAGgttttgttctcctcctccattctCTACACTGATGTACCTCCTCCCTCAAACCCGGCCTCTGACTCCTCTTGTGTTTCCTCTGATGTGTCTCCATCATTCTGCCGTCACCCTTTGTCAGGCGAGGACGAGCAGCTCACTTTGAAACTGATCAACCGACCCATGCTGATCCTGAGAGGAGAGAACGGATTCATCTGCCACCACAGGAACTCCAACACTCTGGACGCCAGCCGATCAGTCTATGACATTTTCACCCTGCAGTTCAGTAATGGGGCCTACCATATTAAAG GTGTGGATGGCCGGTTCTGGTATGTGAACAGTGCCGGGCTGGTGTGCTCTGACGGCGAGGTCCCTGAAGATTTCTCCCTCGAGCTCCTTGAGCACGGTCGCCTCGCAATCCGTGGCAAGAACGGAAAATACCTGCGTGGAGACCAGGGAGGCACTCTGAAAGGAGACGGACACAGCCTGAGCAGCTCAGCCCTGTGGGAGTATTGA